One Owenweeksia hongkongensis DSM 17368 genomic region harbors:
- a CDS encoding AAA family ATPase produces the protein MEKIFLKNYKGFKHEVITLDEINFLVGENSTGKTSLLKVINLLSSSEFWYDYEFNNNEVELGYFEEIIKKQANADFFQLGIEREYKNSEHNEKQVFRVVLEFHELNSVPVLKLIKLNIADRDVLIKFAKKQISYRVKEQNTSEYESWISDFDFPKNYKVLPSYFARHNLPVYILAHLIENELIKNIEITKSNRYFNNVNLYSSYKWLAPIRAKAKRTYESYKIKFSPEGEHIPSILRQILSSKSQKEKTRIIGALEKFGKDSNLFDKIEVRELGKKNSSPFEIIVKYENIEVKLPNVGYGVSQSLPLIIEILSSKNTCFSIQQPEVHLHPKAQSAFGSFLFNAVKVDNNKFIIETHSDFTINRLRYKLNTAKQDVNFTSKVLFFTRSSEGNTITKIGINKDGSYSQNVPSNYRDFFIDEELKLLEI, from the coding sequence ATGGAAAAGATATTCTTAAAAAACTATAAAGGATTTAAACATGAGGTAATCACCTTAGACGAAATCAATTTTTTAGTAGGAGAAAACAGTACAGGTAAAACATCCTTATTGAAAGTGATAAACTTACTATCTAGTTCTGAGTTTTGGTATGACTATGAATTTAATAACAATGAAGTAGAGTTGGGTTACTTCGAGGAAATAATAAAGAAACAGGCGAATGCTGACTTTTTTCAATTAGGTATTGAGAGAGAATATAAAAATAGTGAACATAATGAAAAGCAAGTTTTCAGAGTAGTATTAGAGTTCCATGAACTAAACTCAGTACCAGTACTAAAACTAATAAAATTAAATATCGCTGATCGTGATGTCCTCATAAAATTTGCCAAAAAGCAAATTAGTTACAGAGTAAAAGAGCAAAATACCTCTGAATATGAGAGTTGGATATCTGATTTTGATTTCCCCAAAAATTATAAAGTTCTTCCCTCGTACTTTGCAAGACATAACCTACCTGTATACATTTTAGCCCACCTAATTGAAAACGAACTCATTAAAAATATTGAGATTACCAAGTCTAATCGTTATTTTAATAATGTAAATCTTTATTCCAGTTACAAATGGTTAGCTCCTATAAGAGCGAAAGCCAAAAGAACATATGAATCTTATAAAATTAAATTTTCCCCAGAAGGAGAGCACATTCCGTCAATTCTAAGGCAAATTCTATCCAGCAAATCACAAAAAGAAAAGACCAGAATAATCGGTGCCTTAGAAAAATTCGGGAAAGACAGTAATTTATTCGATAAAATAGAAGTTCGGGAATTGGGTAAAAAAAATAGTTCGCCCTTTGAAATAATTGTCAAATATGAAAACATTGAGGTCAAATTACCAAATGTTGGATATGGTGTATCTCAATCTCTACCGCTAATTATTGAAATATTATCCTCTAAAAATACATGTTTTTCAATACAACAACCGGAAGTTCATCTACATCCAAAAGCACAGTCCGCCTTTGGTAGTTTTCTATTTAACGCTGTAAAAGTTGACAATAACAAGTTTATAATTGAAACCCATAGTGATTTTACAATAAATCGATTACGGTATAAATTGAATACAGCAAAACAGGATGTGAATTTCACTTCCAAGGTATTGTTTTTTACTCGTAGTAGTGAGGGTAATACAATTACGAAAATTGGAATTAATAAAGATGGCTCCTATTCACAAAATGTACCTTCGAATTACAGAGATTTTTTCATTGATGAAGAACTCAAATTATTAGAAATCTAG
- a CDS encoding pentapeptide repeat-containing protein — protein MDISFVDDEVFESKDFTSEALKKAEYSYCTFRNCNFESTSISNFIFDECEFENCNLSNADVRNTSFRNCSFSGCKMLGLKFNECSSFLLSFSFSTCNLQFSSFHNLKISKTYFNNCKLEDVDFSDTQLNEADFNLSNLRGAIFDGTNLTKANFSTANGYSIDPENNKIQRAQFSKDGLAGLLDKYQLKIE, from the coding sequence ATGGATATTTCTTTTGTGGATGATGAAGTTTTTGAGTCCAAAGATTTTACTTCTGAAGCACTTAAAAAAGCAGAGTACAGCTACTGCACTTTTCGCAATTGTAATTTTGAATCAACGTCCATTTCAAACTTTATTTTTGATGAATGTGAGTTTGAAAACTGCAACCTGAGTAATGCTGATGTAAGAAATACATCTTTTAGAAACTGCAGTTTTTCGGGTTGTAAAATGCTGGGCCTTAAGTTTAATGAGTGCAGTTCTTTCCTCTTGAGCTTTTCATTCTCTACTTGCAATCTTCAGTTTAGCTCCTTTCATAATCTTAAGATTTCGAAGACTTACTTTAATAATTGTAAACTGGAAGATGTTGACTTTAGCGATACCCAACTAAATGAAGCTGATTTTAATTTATCCAATTTGAGAGGGGCCATATTTGACGGCACAAATCTTACGAAGGCCAATTTTTCAACCGCCAATGGCTACTCCATCGATCCTGAGAATAATAAAATTCAGAGAGCTCAATTCTCAAAAGATGGCCTTGCAGGACTTTTGGATAAGTATCAACTTAAAATTGAATAA
- a CDS encoding Kelch repeat-containing protein — MKRLIILLLNFSIVAAGFSQSWIQKSDYPGVACDDGTSFTIGNKAYCGTGMTPWFSTTTDFYSFDLVSETWTNSTPLPTGMERQYAVGLSDQSFGYLFGGTGNGIFYNDLWKFDPATAIWTQLSSMPDSGRSGSTGFIINDTIYIVGGTKTMGGAIPDVWAYSINDDSWEQKNDLPYTIWTAKSTSVNGKGYLTFGMTDNGSFPENLLEYIPQTDSWIDLPPYPETGHSHGSMVSSGNFLLTMGGRDSLGVYSKYLHRYDINNQTWQQLSAIPDSDRKGGMVFSKDEKLYYTTGITATNTRLKQTWKCTDALISNQESEISKWKVFPNPVQDKLRIEIEESFSFEKINLVLTGIQGKVWMEQAISGQKSTIDMSALPQGLYFASLKGSGHFGTIKLLKTH; from the coding sequence TTGAAAAGACTAATTATACTCTTACTTAATTTTTCCATTGTGGCTGCTGGTTTTAGCCAGAGCTGGATTCAAAAAAGTGACTACCCGGGTGTAGCTTGTGATGATGGTACATCCTTCACCATTGGCAACAAAGCTTATTGCGGCACAGGAATGACGCCTTGGTTTTCTACAACCACAGATTTCTATTCCTTCGATTTAGTTTCCGAAACCTGGACTAACTCTACCCCGCTACCGACTGGTATGGAAAGACAATATGCTGTAGGACTTTCAGATCAATCTTTTGGCTACTTATTTGGCGGCACGGGAAACGGTATTTTTTATAACGATTTATGGAAATTTGATCCGGCTACCGCTATTTGGACACAACTCAGCTCCATGCCCGACTCTGGCCGAAGCGGATCCACGGGTTTTATAATTAATGACACGATTTACATTGTTGGAGGCACCAAAACCATGGGCGGTGCCATTCCCGATGTGTGGGCCTACTCCATAAATGATGACTCCTGGGAACAAAAAAACGACCTCCCGTACACTATCTGGACCGCCAAATCTACATCTGTAAATGGCAAGGGCTACCTTACATTTGGCATGACCGATAATGGAAGTTTTCCCGAAAACCTGTTGGAATACATCCCTCAAACCGATAGTTGGATCGATTTACCTCCTTACCCCGAGACAGGTCATTCTCATGGCTCAATGGTTTCAAGTGGCAACTTTTTGCTTACTATGGGCGGTCGTGATTCTCTTGGAGTTTACTCTAAATACTTGCATCGCTATGATATCAATAACCAAACTTGGCAGCAGCTTAGCGCGATACCAGACTCTGACCGCAAAGGAGGTATGGTATTTAGCAAAGATGAAAAGCTGTATTACACCACGGGAATTACAGCCACCAATACAAGGCTTAAACAAACCTGGAAATGCACTGATGCACTCATCAGCAACCAAGAGTCTGAAATATCAAAATGGAAGGTTTTCCCAAACCCTGTTCAGGATAAACTACGAATAGAAATTGAAGAGAGTTTCAGCTTTGAAAAAATCAATTTGGTGCTTACTGGCATTCAGGGAAAAGTATGGATGGAACAGGCAATTAGTGGACAAAAATCAACGATTGACATGAGCGCATTACCGCAAGGTTTGTACTTTGCCAGCCTAAAAGGCAGCGGTCACTTCGGCACCATTAAGCTGCTAAAAACGCACTGA
- a CDS encoding rhomboid family intramembrane serine protease — MMNLDMASMALIAANVIISLQGFKNRAFLDKWTFEVGKILGGKEYYRMISSGFVHVDGNHLLFNMLSLFFFAGNIERSLGIEGLLAVYFGSLLAGSLFSLVVHRNSPGYRAVGASGAVSGVVFAAIALFPGMKLGLLFLPIFFPAWVFGLGFVAYSIYGIRSQRDNVGHEAHLGGAIVGLLIALLFDPQAFFNNTFTILLIFIPTAIFMIIAWQKPQWLFKRQVQPQTMDDSYNERQAQLKAELNRILEKVNTHGADSLTHQEREFLNHFR, encoded by the coding sequence ATGATGAATCTGGATATGGCCTCGATGGCGCTTATTGCGGCCAATGTGATAATAAGTTTACAAGGTTTTAAGAATCGTGCATTTTTAGATAAATGGACTTTTGAAGTTGGTAAGATTCTGGGCGGAAAAGAATACTATCGAATGATAAGTTCAGGCTTCGTTCACGTAGATGGAAACCACCTTCTTTTTAATATGCTTTCTCTTTTCTTCTTTGCTGGAAATATCGAGAGAAGCTTAGGAATAGAAGGTTTGCTGGCGGTGTATTTTGGAAGCTTATTAGCAGGGAGTTTGTTTTCGTTAGTTGTACATAGAAACAGCCCGGGTTATAGAGCAGTAGGTGCTTCCGGAGCGGTGAGTGGAGTTGTGTTTGCTGCCATTGCTTTGTTTCCAGGAATGAAGTTGGGGCTTTTGTTTCTACCCATTTTCTTTCCGGCTTGGGTGTTTGGTTTGGGTTTTGTAGCGTATTCCATTTATGGCATCCGCAGCCAGCGTGACAATGTAGGACACGAGGCGCACCTTGGTGGTGCCATTGTAGGTTTGCTCATTGCTTTACTTTTTGATCCACAGGCTTTCTTCAATAATACTTTTACCATTCTACTCATATTTATTCCCACAGCTATCTTTATGATAATTGCCTGGCAAAAGCCTCAATGGCTGTTTAAAAGGCAGGTACAGCCACAAACGATGGATGATTCGTACAATGAAAGACAGGCTCAGCTTAAAGCTGAATTGAACCGTATTCTGGAAAAAGTAAATACGCACGGGGCCGACAGCTTAACGCACCAGGAAAGAGAGTTTTTAAATCACTTTAGATAA
- a CDS encoding SET domain-containing protein, translating into MIHPDTEVRFISDEIGYGVVAKKMIPKGTITWVLDELDREFTPQEVEALSDPIKNTIDVYAYRNSAGNFILCWDNGRFVNHSFNSNCISTAYDFEIAVRDIEPGEQLTDDYGYLNISEPFRAHAEGTRRKTVYPNDLVKYHHAWDKKLEASFKYILKREQPLGKLLSASQWDKVRAISEGREKMDSILNIYYDEEKVKRGYSSLRKTGD; encoded by the coding sequence ATGATACACCCTGATACCGAAGTTCGGTTTATTTCTGATGAAATTGGCTACGGTGTGGTAGCCAAAAAAATGATCCCAAAAGGTACCATAACCTGGGTGCTGGATGAATTGGACAGAGAGTTTACTCCACAAGAAGTAGAGGCCCTTTCAGACCCAATTAAGAATACCATTGATGTGTACGCTTATCGCAATAGTGCCGGTAATTTTATTCTGTGCTGGGACAACGGTCGATTTGTGAACCATAGTTTCAATTCCAACTGTATTTCTACAGCTTATGATTTTGAGATTGCCGTACGCGACATTGAGCCAGGTGAGCAGCTTACGGATGATTATGGGTATCTGAATATTTCAGAACCTTTTAGGGCCCATGCTGAAGGAACCAGACGTAAAACGGTTTACCCAAATGACTTGGTAAAGTATCACCATGCTTGGGACAAAAAGCTGGAAGCAAGTTTTAAATATATCTTAAAACGTGAACAGCCACTAGGGAAACTGTTGAGTGCTTCGCAATGGGACAAGGTAAGAGCAATTTCTGAGGGGAGGGAAAAAATGGACTCGATTCTCAATATTTATTATGATGAAGAAAAGGTAAAACGAGGCTATAGTAGCTTACGCAAAACGGGAGATTAG
- a CDS encoding OmpA family protein: MRFLSLALLIFSLSFSAFSQSKKSFKYFNSAREEMRNNNYQKALDDLDKAITDSPDFIEAILFKADLYKEMGQGDKALPLYEQALQNNAPFYVNLFYGEALFNEGEYSKAIEYLKRYAQNPQASQKYMSQANELIENCEFALTATQQPKAYNPQNLGQKVNSKAMEYFPSISADGNTLVFTHRDPNGNPSDEDFWFTTRDSVGADWGKASPLKGSLNTTLNEGAQSITASGNVIFFAACDRPQGQGSCDIYASFLTKEGFWSKPVNLGPNVNTGMWESQPSISSDGKTIYFVRGRNSYDKNIEIMYSTLENGRWSEAQKIPGKVNTKGQETSPYIHFDNQSLYFSSNGHPGMGDLDFFVSRRQEDGTWGEPQNLGYPINTSGQEFSLIVSPDGKTGFFSSDNIAGGFGLLDLYSFELPEESQAVEIAYIKGKVTNKKTGELVDAEIEFSDLDKNKVVLLENSGRDGRYFSVLPGNGDYGLSVQKKGFLFYSKNFSLKTESQERAFELNVELLPIEIGDKVKLENIFFGFDSYEIDEKSFSELATVEHFMKENPTVKISVEGHTDNEGSASHNKTLSENRAKAVYNYLVNKGIDASRLSYKGFGDSEPVATNDTEEGRALNRRTEIKITGI, translated from the coding sequence ATGAGATTTTTATCGCTCGCTCTTCTGATTTTCAGTTTGTCATTTTCTGCATTTTCACAGTCTAAGAAGTCATTTAAATACTTCAATAGCGCTCGCGAAGAGATGCGTAACAACAATTACCAAAAGGCGCTTGACGATTTGGATAAGGCCATTACTGATAGTCCGGATTTTATTGAAGCTATTCTCTTTAAAGCAGATTTGTACAAGGAAATGGGGCAAGGGGACAAAGCTCTGCCTCTGTATGAGCAAGCCTTGCAAAACAATGCTCCGTTTTATGTAAATCTATTTTACGGTGAAGCACTTTTTAATGAAGGAGAATATTCAAAGGCTATTGAATACTTGAAGCGCTATGCGCAAAACCCTCAGGCTTCGCAAAAGTATATGAGCCAGGCCAATGAGCTGATTGAGAATTGCGAATTTGCATTAACCGCCACGCAGCAGCCAAAAGCTTATAACCCACAAAATTTAGGTCAAAAAGTAAACAGCAAGGCGATGGAGTATTTTCCAAGCATTTCTGCTGATGGCAACACTTTAGTTTTTACACACCGCGATCCAAACGGTAACCCAAGTGATGAGGATTTTTGGTTTACCACCAGGGATTCAGTTGGCGCAGATTGGGGTAAAGCAAGCCCTTTGAAAGGAAGCCTTAATACTACTTTAAACGAAGGTGCGCAGTCTATCACGGCAAGTGGAAATGTGATTTTCTTCGCGGCTTGTGACCGTCCACAGGGGCAAGGCTCTTGCGATATTTATGCTTCGTTTCTCACCAAAGAGGGTTTTTGGAGTAAGCCTGTAAACCTTGGCCCAAATGTGAATACTGGAATGTGGGAAAGCCAGCCATCCATTTCTTCTGATGGTAAAACCATCTATTTTGTGCGAGGTAGAAATTCTTACGACAAGAATATAGAAATAATGTATTCCACACTTGAAAATGGCCGATGGAGTGAAGCTCAAAAAATTCCCGGCAAGGTGAATACTAAAGGACAGGAAACTTCACCGTATATACACTTCGATAATCAGAGTTTATACTTTTCGTCAAATGGCCATCCGGGCATGGGCGACCTTGACTTTTTTGTGAGTCGCAGACAAGAAGACGGAACTTGGGGTGAGCCTCAAAATTTGGGTTATCCGATTAACACAAGCGGCCAGGAGTTTAGTTTGATAGTTTCTCCTGATGGTAAAACGGGCTTCTTTTCTTCTGATAATATTGCTGGTGGTTTTGGCCTGTTAGATTTATACAGTTTTGAATTACCGGAAGAATCGCAGGCAGTGGAAATCGCCTATATAAAAGGAAAGGTGACTAATAAGAAAACGGGCGAACTTGTGGATGCTGAAATTGAGTTTAGCGATTTGGACAAAAACAAAGTTGTGCTTTTGGAGAACAGTGGGAGAGACGGCCGCTACTTTTCTGTGCTTCCCGGAAACGGGGACTACGGTTTGAGTGTACAGAAAAAGGGCTTTCTTTTTTACTCTAAAAACTTCAGTTTGAAAACGGAATCTCAGGAGAGAGCTTTTGAGCTAAACGTAGAACTACTGCCAATAGAAATTGGAGACAAAGTGAAATTGGAGAATATTTTCTTCGGTTTTGATTCCTATGAAATTGATGAAAAATCTTTTTCAGAATTGGCTACTGTAGAGCATTTTATGAAAGAAAACCCAACGGTGAAGATCAGTGTTGAAGGACATACTGATAATGAAGGTTCAGCGTCTCATAACAAGACTCTTAGTGAAAATAGAGCCAAGGCGGTGTATAATTATCTTGTAAATAAAGGAATTGATGCTTCGCGATTGAGCTACAAAGGATTTGGCGACAGCGAGCCTGTGGCAACAAATGATACTGAAGAGGGGCGTGCTTTAAACAGACGTACCGAAATAAAAATCACTGGAATTTAA
- a CDS encoding DUF5723 family protein yields the protein MKHFYSCLFIFNALFAFGQSSDTNMVDDVILPVKQYPYLSAKVQYGALSNSLSAIELLNFVSQDFLDNDEKEELLESIPSSLRFGYIRSFSAGYQEPGYDIFGAYKKGWGINVRNTYYNSAKLSKDLLNLMFYGNKPYAGTTINIGDSKFETWYFSSIDYNFDVLLDSIYPLQLTVSLHSGHDHNYYGVKMASIYTDPQGAYLDMDLDYKTRDKDGDVHPMAGIGASVGAAIELPIKEKGSLQLSVSDFGVMYWDKGNVLNADSTFRFEGVYFSDIFDLNDSLRDHASDEYKSAFYYSDSRSYYRLMPFKVSAAYTHKTDKYKWLPEVFIGANYRYLAGYYPQLRGGARIKTGRKQQLTAIATVGGYTWAGVDLGYDFQIGRDWKFALAIHNINGLVIPVTSGGAFGTIAVQYRL from the coding sequence ATGAAGCATTTTTACTCCTGCCTTTTCATTTTTAATGCACTATTTGCTTTTGGTCAATCTTCGGATACCAATATGGTTGATGATGTAATTTTACCTGTAAAGCAGTACCCTTATCTTTCGGCCAAAGTGCAATATGGAGCACTCAGCAACTCGCTTTCGGCTATTGAACTTTTGAATTTTGTTTCACAAGATTTTCTTGACAATGATGAAAAAGAAGAGCTTTTAGAGAGCATCCCCTCCTCTTTACGTTTTGGATACATTCGATCTTTTAGTGCAGGTTATCAAGAACCCGGATATGACATTTTTGGAGCTTATAAAAAAGGTTGGGGAATAAATGTGAGAAACACCTATTATAACAGTGCAAAACTCAGCAAGGACCTTCTAAACCTTATGTTTTATGGAAATAAACCTTATGCCGGAACTACGATAAATATTGGTGACTCAAAATTCGAAACCTGGTATTTCTCATCCATTGATTACAATTTTGATGTTTTACTAGACAGCATTTATCCACTTCAACTTACTGTCTCCTTACATTCTGGCCACGACCATAATTATTATGGTGTAAAAATGGCCAGCATTTATACCGATCCTCAAGGTGCGTATTTAGACATGGATTTGGATTATAAAACCCGCGATAAAGATGGTGACGTACATCCGATGGCTGGAATCGGTGCATCTGTAGGTGCTGCAATAGAACTTCCCATAAAGGAAAAAGGGAGCTTGCAGCTTAGTGTTTCAGACTTTGGAGTAATGTATTGGGACAAAGGAAATGTGCTAAATGCCGACAGTACTTTTCGATTTGAAGGCGTTTACTTTAGTGACATTTTTGACTTGAATGACAGCTTGAGAGATCACGCCAGCGATGAATATAAAAGTGCCTTTTACTATAGTGATTCAAGAAGCTACTATAGATTAATGCCTTTTAAAGTTTCTGCCGCCTACACGCACAAAACAGATAAGTACAAATGGTTGCCAGAAGTATTTATTGGAGCAAATTATCGTTACCTGGCAGGATACTACCCCCAACTAAGAGGCGGTGCACGAATAAAAACTGGTCGCAAGCAGCAGCTTACCGCAATAGCCACAGTGGGCGGCTACACATGGGCCGGTGTAGATTTGGGCTATGATTTTCAAATAGGCCGTGATTGGAAATTTGCCTTAGCTATCCACAATATAAATGGACTTGTAATTCCTGTAACTTCGGGTGGAGCCTTCGGCACAATAGCCGTTCAATACCGACTTTAA
- a CDS encoding DUF5723 family protein, with the protein MKKLILFASALVGFSTHSFAQSDLTLYNFNSVAQSLHVNPALPQQTRVWVGIPLLSSIQVSYHNDGFRPIDLFETGTDVNENLDNIILGLDDESQFAINQSIDLLGVGFQVSGGFLTLGAQQVTDYRMDYPVDLLRLVRFGNAGADYRSSNVSEFDFETVTRTNYYIGYQKDVNDKLSLGGRFKYIIGQGHAYVEKMDATIETLDNSNLEIETDIIIRTAGISDYIEENPFEIKTSVFPDNNGFGIDLGANYVLDDKWSFSASVLDLGFINWKSGTRDYVSKGTFEYEGVDANLNDDDPVGSFDEILDSLAAAFEFTEVDGEKYTKWLASRVFLAANYKINERHTFGAVYQMKLWSGTTYHDFSVNYQGRLARAFQYTVSYSIINGTYNNVGAGFQTKLGPVQLYLLTDNFLNIMYYENLETTNVRLGLNVALFDKKTKKNKTKAPTNVEDALEPVKLENQ; encoded by the coding sequence ATGAAAAAGCTAATACTTTTCGCTTCTGCTTTGGTTGGATTTTCTACGCATTCTTTTGCTCAGTCCGATCTTACACTTTATAATTTTAACAGCGTTGCGCAGAGCTTGCATGTAAATCCTGCACTGCCACAACAAACTCGCGTGTGGGTTGGAATTCCTTTGTTATCGAGCATTCAAGTTTCTTATCATAATGATGGCTTTAGGCCAATAGATCTTTTTGAAACAGGGACTGACGTAAATGAAAATCTGGATAATATTATCCTGGGTCTCGATGATGAAAGTCAATTTGCCATTAATCAGTCTATTGATTTGCTAGGTGTAGGTTTTCAAGTGAGTGGAGGGTTTTTAACTCTAGGCGCCCAGCAGGTAACAGACTATAGAATGGATTACCCCGTGGACTTATTGAGATTAGTTCGTTTTGGAAATGCTGGGGCAGATTATCGTAGCTCTAATGTTTCTGAGTTTGATTTTGAAACTGTAACTAGAACCAATTACTACATAGGATATCAAAAAGATGTGAATGATAAATTAAGTCTCGGTGGACGTTTTAAGTATATTATAGGTCAAGGTCATGCTTATGTAGAAAAAATGGATGCCACAATAGAGACTTTGGATAATTCAAACTTGGAAATTGAAACGGATATTATAATTCGGACTGCTGGAATCAGTGATTACATTGAAGAGAATCCTTTTGAAATTAAGACAAGTGTATTTCCAGATAATAATGGTTTTGGAATTGACTTGGGCGCAAATTATGTCCTAGATGATAAGTGGTCTTTTTCTGCGAGTGTATTGGATTTAGGTTTTATAAACTGGAAATCCGGCACTAGAGATTATGTTAGCAAAGGAACCTTTGAGTACGAAGGTGTGGATGCTAATCTTAATGATGATGATCCTGTAGGCTCATTTGATGAAATATTGGATAGTCTTGCAGCAGCCTTCGAATTTACGGAGGTAGACGGTGAAAAATATACAAAGTGGCTAGCGTCAAGAGTGTTTTTGGCAGCCAATTATAAAATTAATGAGAGGCACACTTTTGGAGCTGTTTATCAAATGAAGTTGTGGAGTGGAACAACCTATCATGACTTTAGTGTAAACTACCAAGGAAGGTTAGCCAGAGCTTTTCAATATACTGTTAGCTATTCTATTATTAATGGAACTTATAATAATGTGGGAGCTGGGTTTCAAACTAAGTTAGGGCCAGTACAGCTGTATTTGCTTACCGACAATTTTTTGAACATCATGTATTATGAGAACCTTGAAACCACCAATGTAAGGCTAGGGTTAAATGTTGCATTATTTGACAAAAAGACTAAGAAGAATAAAACTAAGGCACCTACGAATGTTGAAGACGCTTTGGAGCCAGTAAAACTTGAAAACCAATAA
- a CDS encoding DsbA family protein has protein sequence MSENKPTIFYVYDALCGWCYGFSPVINAFYEKHKEDYNFRVLSGGMVTGDRIGPISEVASYIKEGHLNVQDRTGIKFGEPFLQKLFNDSSEIFTSVPSAMALALFRTQQPENELAFATRMQNAIYYEGMPPADWNTYGKCASEFGLNAIDFAEKLQNQKLLQLTQQEFEVVSNWGIKGFPTVLLQQDQKAYVVTRGYSSIEEMEEVLDKIQSEIQKS, from the coding sequence ATGTCTGAAAACAAGCCTACTATATTTTATGTGTACGATGCTCTTTGCGGTTGGTGCTACGGTTTTAGCCCAGTGATAAATGCATTTTATGAAAAACATAAAGAGGATTATAATTTTAGAGTTCTTTCTGGAGGTATGGTAACAGGTGATAGAATTGGGCCTATTTCTGAGGTTGCATCCTATATAAAGGAAGGACATTTAAATGTACAGGATAGAACGGGCATCAAATTTGGCGAACCTTTTTTACAGAAGCTATTTAATGATAGCTCTGAAATTTTCACCTCAGTACCCTCTGCAATGGCCCTAGCTCTCTTTAGAACTCAGCAGCCTGAAAACGAACTTGCTTTTGCCACTCGCATGCAAAACGCTATCTATTACGAAGGTATGCCGCCAGCAGACTGGAATACCTATGGAAAATGCGCTTCTGAATTTGGCTTAAATGCAATTGACTTTGCCGAAAAGCTTCAAAACCAAAAATTGCTTCAGCTCACCCAACAAGAGTTTGAGGTAGTTTCTAATTGGGGAATAAAAGGCTTCCCTACAGTACTACTGCAGCAAGACCAAAAGGCATACGTGGTAACTAGAGGATACAGCAGTATTGAAGAAATGGAAGAGGTTCTAGATAAAATTCAATCAGAAATTCAAAAAAGCTAG